Proteins encoded by one window of Arachis ipaensis cultivar K30076 chromosome B04, Araip1.1, whole genome shotgun sequence:
- the LOC110271528 gene encoding uncharacterized protein LOC110271528, which produces MIHLPIHLANEVRLGGPVQFRWMYPPERYMCTLKSYVRNKSRPEGSIAEAYLIEECLTFCSRYLHSGVQTKLNRQPRNNDEPNNSMMETTDAFSNLFPKRGVPLGAKKGEPFLLDDKSREQVHSYILLNCHKIDDYVSEHETYQQGTRWMRAKNHSKNFSTWFKTRALRHDVPNWIKELSRGPTQCAKRYSGYFINGYRFHTRQREVRRKTQNSGVTLVALTTSFASTKDANPIHENVSYYGRVNDIIELDYYGNFKVTLFKCDWYEAREDAYGSTYVHFNKKCYQEEPFVLACQVHQCFYVQDAFNKNKHYVMKTVPRDLFSISDQVAIDAEDTYENEPFDNSTVPSIPNDDGEVDLVRNDLNEVLVDVAKEVYFSQEYNTGLDEEYDSEDF; this is translated from the exons ATGATTCATTTGCCTATTCATTTGGCTAATGAAGTGAGATTGGGAGGTCCAGTTCAATTTCGGTGGATGTATCCTCCCGAAAGATACATGTGTACTTTGAAGTCCTATGTTCGAAACAAAAGTCGTCCTGAAGGATCTATTGCAGAGGCATATTTGATTGAAGAATGTTTGACATTTTGCTCGCGTTACTTACATTCTGGTGTCCAAACAAAATTGAATAGACAACCCAGAAATAATGATGAACCTAATAATTCTATGATGGAAACTACAGATGCATTTTCGAATCTATTTCCAAAAAGAGGTGTTCCTTTGGGTGCAAAGAAAGGTGAACCTTTTCTCCTTGACGACAAGTCCCGAGAGCAAGTTCATAGCTACATATTATTGAATTGTCACAAAATAGACGACTATGTTAG TGAGCATGAGACTTATCAACAAGGAACACGATGGATGAGAGCTAAAAACCATAGCAAAAATTTTTCTACATGGTTTAAAACACGTGCTTTGCGGCATGATGTTCCAAATTGGATAAAAGAGCTCTCTAGAGGACCAACCCAATGTGCAAAAAGATATTCTGGTTATTTTATCAACGGATATAGATTTCACACTAGGCAACGTGAGGTAAGACGCAAGACACAAAATAGTGGTGTTACTTTAGTAGCATTAACGACAAGCTTTGCAAGCACAAAGGATGCAAATCCAATTCATGAAAACGTTTCTTATTATGGTAGAGTGAATGATATCATTGAGTTGGACTACTATGGAAATTTTAAGGTTACATTGTTCAAATGTGATTGGTATGAGGCTAGGGAGGATGCTTATGGCTCGACATATGTGCATTTTAACAAAAAATGCTATCAGGAAGAGCCTTTTGTATTGGCATGTCAAGTGCACCAATGCTTCTATGTGCAAGAtgcatttaataaaaataaacattatGTAATGAAGACTGTTCCAAGGGACCTATTTAGCATAAGTGATCAAGTCGCCATTGATGCTGAAGATACTTATGAAAATGAGCCATTTGATAATTCGACGGTTCCTTCTATACCTAATGATGATGGTGAAGTAGACTTGGTAAGGAATGATTTGAATGAAGTTCTGGTCGATGTCGCAAAAGAAGTCTATTTTTCCCAAGAGTATAACACAGGATTGGATGAAGAATATGATTCTGAAGACTTTTGA
- the LOC107636656 gene encoding uncharacterized protein LOC107636656, whose translation MLVNRPLEIPEIQFRKLIAYWSIPTVKAMCVINSENRKKQQWRHKMGPINFARVRVDLREKKENKEEPNQAEMFVATRNGLKGKTLDVETQAVIDKLDDLQEAGETPTNAFQKVFGKENPGRVRCYSSL comes from the exons ATGTTGGTGAATCGTCCTTTGGAAATTCCAGAAATACAATTTCGGAAGCTAATTGCATATTGGAGTATTCCAACTGTCAAA GCCATGTGTGTTATAAATTCTGAAAATCGCAAGAAGCAACAATGGAGGCATAAAATGGGCCCAATCAATTTTGCAAGAGTGCGTGTTGATTTG CGTGAGAAAAAAGAGAACAAAGAGGAACCAAATCAAGCTGAAATGTTTGTTGCAACTCGGAATGGACTAAAAGGGAAAACACTTGATGTAGAAACACAAGCTGTTATT GATAAACTTGATGATCTCCAAGAAGCTGGAGAAACTCCTACTAATgcatttcaaaaagtttttggtAAAGAGAATCCAGGAAGAGTTCGATGTTATAGTTCCCTTTAA